One genomic window of Pseudomonadales bacterium includes the following:
- a CDS encoding putative hydro-lyase, which translates to MERQLSPSQLRQRIRAGSYRGHTSGLAAGYVQCNLVILPVAWAADFRQFCNLNPKPCPLVSVGNPGDWRMQDVGEGIDIRTDVPMYRIFREGLLVDEVNDINRYWSDDLVVFLLGCSFSFEEALLGAGLEIRNISEAVNVPMYRTDIPCQAAGPFQGNMVVSMRPFKPEDVSRAVAISRQFPDVHGEPVHIGDPSLIGIGNLSSPDFGDAVTVYSGEIPVFWACGVTPQVVLEQAKPPLCITHSPGAMLVTDLENG; encoded by the coding sequence ATGGAGCGACAGCTTTCGCCATCACAATTGCGTCAACGCATTCGAGCGGGTAGCTACCGGGGGCATACGTCGGGGCTGGCTGCGGGTTATGTGCAATGTAATTTGGTTATCCTGCCGGTTGCCTGGGCTGCAGACTTCCGGCAGTTTTGCAATTTGAATCCGAAACCCTGTCCTCTGGTGAGTGTCGGCAACCCCGGAGACTGGCGCATGCAGGATGTGGGTGAGGGTATCGATATTCGCACTGATGTGCCGATGTACCGGATCTTCAGGGAAGGTTTGCTGGTTGATGAGGTCAATGATATTAACCGGTACTGGTCAGATGATCTGGTGGTCTTTTTACTGGGGTGCTCGTTTTCCTTTGAAGAAGCACTTCTCGGTGCCGGTCTGGAGATTCGCAACATCAGTGAGGCTGTCAACGTTCCGATGTATCGCACGGATATCCCCTGTCAGGCAGCGGGACCTTTTCAGGGAAATATGGTGGTGAGTATGCGGCCATTTAAACCCGAGGATGTGAGTCGTGCTGTTGCAATATCACGCCAGTTTCCGGATGTTCATGGGGAGCCAGTGCATATCGGCGACCCCTCGCTTATTGGTATTGGAAACCTTAGCAGCCCTGATTTTGGCGATGCAGTGACGGTGTACAGCGGTGAGATTCCGGTATTCTGGGCCTGCGGCGTTACGCCTCAAGTCGTGCTGGAGCAGGCAAAGCCGCCCCTGTGTATTACCCATAGCCCGGGTGCCATGCTGGTGACAGACCTGGAAAATGGTTAA
- a CDS encoding 5-oxoprolinase subunit PxpA, with the protein MKLKLNCDLGENAALDGHAVDEVVMPHIDQANIACGFHAGGPAVMRHTLALAAQYDVQIGAHPGYPDPEGFGRRSMACSTAEIVAFMHYQMAALEGMARSQGLELEYVKPHGALYNDMMAKLNVREAVFEAIASYHKPLPLMIQSTMAADEHRHEAQKHGITLWLEAFADRCYDDDGTLLARDRPEAVHTREKMLAQVEQLKSEATITTLNGHVLALDVDSLCVHGDNAESVAVIQLIRELMARED; encoded by the coding sequence ATGAAACTCAAACTCAATTGCGATCTTGGTGAAAATGCAGCGCTTGATGGCCATGCGGTTGATGAGGTGGTGATGCCACACATTGATCAGGCTAATATTGCCTGTGGTTTCCATGCCGGTGGTCCCGCCGTCATGCGTCATACACTCGCACTGGCGGCACAGTATGACGTGCAGATAGGGGCGCATCCGGGCTACCCTGACCCGGAAGGGTTCGGGCGCCGCTCCATGGCCTGTTCCACGGCAGAGATCGTTGCCTTTATGCATTACCAGATGGCCGCTCTGGAGGGTATGGCACGGTCTCAGGGACTCGAGCTTGAATATGTGAAACCCCATGGCGCCCTCTACAACGATATGATGGCCAAACTCAATGTCCGTGAGGCTGTGTTTGAGGCTATCGCCAGTTACCACAAGCCATTACCGCTGATGATCCAGTCCACAATGGCTGCGGACGAGCATCGCCATGAAGCGCAAAAGCACGGTATTACATTATGGCTGGAGGCGTTTGCCGACCGCTGCTATGACGATGATGGCACACTGTTGGCTCGTGACAGACCGGAAGCAGTTCATACTCGTGAAAAAATGCTGGCTCAGGTTGAACAGTTGAAGTCGGAGGCAACAATTACCACGCTGAACGGACATGTTTTGGCTCTGGATGTGGATAGTCTTTGTGTGCACGGCGACAACGCTGAAAGTGTTGCGGTGATTCAGTTGATCAGGGAGCTGATGGCGCGTGAAGATTGA
- the pxpB gene encoding 5-oxoprolinase subunit PxpB — translation MKIEVAGENALIVYLSAGGEERGDLSEFSPRTLAKIQQLARQLDQSMGPLLVDLVPSYASLLVLFDASKTDHQSVEKMVRDDFSRLSSEQDSSGKLVELPVFYGCAGGSEAGPDLGRVAARAKLTPGQVVDIHKSREYRVYAIGFAPGFAYLGELDERIATPRLETPRLQVPAGAVAIADRQTAVYPATSPGGWNLIGLCPVPMFHPEALSREGLSAMPVAVGDRVRFRAIDKAEFLHLGGTLPGSTVV, via the coding sequence GTGAAGATTGAGGTGGCGGGTGAAAACGCCCTGATTGTCTACCTCTCGGCAGGGGGTGAAGAGAGAGGCGATTTATCTGAGTTTAGCCCCCGAACATTAGCAAAGATACAGCAGTTGGCCAGGCAGCTCGATCAGAGTATGGGTCCATTGCTTGTGGATTTGGTCCCTTCCTATGCTTCTTTGCTGGTGTTGTTTGATGCCAGCAAGACCGATCACCAATCGGTTGAAAAAATGGTGCGCGATGATTTTTCAAGGTTGTCGTCAGAACAGGATTCATCCGGCAAACTGGTGGAGCTGCCCGTATTCTATGGTTGCGCCGGGGGTAGCGAAGCGGGTCCGGATCTTGGCAGAGTAGCGGCGCGGGCCAAGCTGACTCCGGGTCAAGTGGTCGATATTCACAAAAGCCGCGAGTATCGGGTTTATGCCATTGGCTTTGCCCCGGGATTTGCCTATCTTGGTGAATTGGATGAGCGCATTGCTACCCCACGTCTGGAAACGCCCCGCTTGCAGGTGCCTGCGGGAGCGGTAGCGATTGCAGACCGCCAGACGGCAGTTTATCCGGCCACTTCTCCAGGGGGGTGGAACCTGATCGGCTTGTGTCCTGTGCCAATGTTTCATCCAGAGGCATTGAGCAGAGAGGGGCTGTCGGCGATGCCGGTTGCTGTTGGGGATCGAGTGCGCTTCCGGGCAATTGATAAAGCCGAATTTCTGCATCTCGGTGGTACTCTGCCTGGATCGACGGTTGTCTAA